In one window of Harpia harpyja isolate bHarHar1 chromosome 11, bHarHar1 primary haplotype, whole genome shotgun sequence DNA:
- the GLUL gene encoding glutamine synthetase: MATSASSHLSKAIKHMYMKLPQGEKVQAMYIWIDGTGEHLRCKTRTLDHEPKSLEDLPEWNFDGSSTFQAEGSNSDMYLRPAAMFRDPFRKDPNKLVLCEVFKYNRQSAETNLRHTCRRIMDMVSNQHPWFGMEQEYTLLGTDGHPFGWPSNGFPGPQGPYYCGVGADKAYGRDIVEAHYRACLYAGVKIGGTNAEVMPAQWEFQVGPCEGIEMGDHLWIARFILHRVCEDFGVIVSFDPKPIPGNWNGAGCHTNFSTKNMREDGGLKHIEEAIEKLSKRHQYHIRAYDPKGGLDNARRLTGFHETSNIHEFSAGVANRGASIRIPRNVGHEKKGYFEDRRPSANCDPYAVTEALVRTCLLNETGDEPFEYKN; encoded by the exons ATGGCCACCTCAGCGAGCTCCCACCTGAGCAAAGCTATCAAGCACATGTACATGAAGCTGCCGCAGGGGGAGAAGGTCCAAGCCATGTACATCTGGATCGATGGGACGGGGGAGCACCTCCGCTGCAAAACCCGCACACTGGACCACGAGCCCAAGAGCCTTGAAG ATCTCCCCGAGTGGAATTTCGATGGCTCCAGTACCTTCCAGGCTGAAGGCTCCAACAGCGACATGTACCTGCGACCTGCTGCCATGTTTCGGGACCCTTTTCGCAAGGATCCCAATAAACTAGTTCTCTGTGAGGTCTTCAAATACAACCGCCAGTCTGCAG AGACAAATCTCCGACACACCTGCAGACGGATTATGGATATGGTGTCCAACCAGCACCCCTGGTTTGGGATGGAGCAAGAGTACACTCTTCTGGGGACAGATGGACATCCTTTTGGCTGGCCTTCCAATGGCTTCCCTGGACCCCAAG GTCCGTACTACTGCGGTGTAGGAGCAGACAAAGCCTATGGCAGAGACATTGTGGAGGCTCACTACCGAGCGTGCCTTTATGCTGGTGTGAAAATTGGAGGAACCAATGCGGAAGTGATGCCAGCCCAG TGGGAGTTCCAGGTGGGACCATGTGAAGGGATTGAGATGGGAGATCACCTCTGGATTGCACGCTTCATCCTCCATCGGGTGTGTGAAGACTTTGGTGTCATTGTGTCCTTCGATCCCAAACCCATCCCTGGGAACTGGAACGGTGCTGGCTGCCACACCAACTTCAGTACCAAGAACATGAGGGAAGACGGAGGTCTCAA GCACATTGAAGAGGCCATCGAGAAGCTGAGCAAGCGTCACCAATACCACATCCGTGCCTACGACCCCAAAGGGGGGCTGGACAATGCCAGGCGCCTGACGGGTTTCCACGAGACATCCAACATCCATGAGTTCTCCGCTGGCGTGGCCAACCGCGGCGCCAGCATCCGCATCCCCAGGAACGTGGGCCATGAGAAGAAGGGCTACTTTGAGGACCGCCGGCCCTCCGCCAACTGTGATCCTTATGCTGTGACAGAGGCCCTCGTCCGTACGTGTCTCCTCAACGAAACTGGAGACGAGCCTTTTGAGTACAAGAACTAA